GTACTGTCAAGTATCACGATGCGGAAAAGAAAGAACTCCTATCTTACACTCACGTGCCAGATCCGGAACCAGAAGTGGGACAGGAACTGCAGATCCGCCGGCGAGTGCCGCGCATTGAAAGCGTTTTGGCTGAATCCATGCCCGATGGGAGGCTTTTGCTGCAGATCAAGGATGCGCCTTTCAGCGAACCGATTCTCGCCCGTTTCGCTTCGG
The Acetomicrobium sp. S15 = DSM 107314 genome window above contains:
- a CDS encoding 4-alpha-glucanotransferase; the encoded protein is ETGQSLWQVLPLNPTDGGSDHSPYSSISAFAGNAFFISPVLSSITMRKRKNSYLTLTCQIRNQKWDRNCRSAGECRALKAFWLNPCPMGGFCCRSRMRLSANRFSPVSLR